ATTTGCCTTAGCAGCATTTGTAACTTGAATCCCAAGTTCAGTAGCACTTTTTACGTCAATTCCATTGACACCGACTCCATGCATGGAGATTGCTTTCAGTTTTGGGCAGTTTTCCATAATTCTGCGGCTGATTGTTGCGTTGCGGGTCAGAATTGCATCGCAATCCGACGCTTCTTTTAAGACCGTCTCTTCATCAATTCCCGTTCCCATTCGGATTTCATATCCCTGTTCTCGGAGAAGTTCTTTTCCGGATTCGTTGATATCTTCTGTAATTAGCACCTTATAACTCATATATGCCATCTCCTTAAAAGCACAGCGTGTACTAGCTAGTATGAAATTTAGAACGTGTAATCCTGCATTTGAGAACATTTTAACAAGTCTTTACTGCTTCTGCAATCGACGATCAGTCCAGAAAACATGAAAGTTATGGACGATAAGTCCATCTAAAAAGTAAAACCTTATATGAACAATTTTTTTTAAATAATTCATTATAAAATTTTTATTTATAAAAAATCATTGACAGAAGTATTTTGGCATTATTATAATAAGGGAAACGACGATGTTTTTCTTTGTATGCAAAGAGAAGCATCGCCGTTTTTTTACAAGCTTTAAGGAGGTGTATGAGTTTTGCCACTGCGTATAAGAGAGATTGTTGATCGTCAAATCCTAAATGGAATTAAACTAGTAGCAGGGGCCTCTGGAGCAGAAAATTCAGTTCTATGGGTAAATGTAATGGAAATTTTGGATACCCCTGATTCTCTGCAAAAGGATGAGTTACTGGTGACGACTGGATATCAGCTTGCAAATGAAAAGCGATACAGCGATTTAATTCAAAAACTGGAACGCAGAGGGATTAGTGGAATTTTAATTCAGCTTGGCTATTATGTAGATGATGTGCCGGATTATATTATTCGGGAAGCAAATCGCTTGCATTTGCCGATTTTAACGATTCCGCCTCATTTGACCTTTTCGGCGATCATGCACATTCTAATTGGAGAAATTCAGCGTCAGACTGCAGCACAGGAAGATGAGAGTACAAAAAAGTTGTTGCCTCTTTTAAAGAAGCACATGGAACAGAATCAACCATCAAAAGAATTGCCTGGATATATTTTTGTAGCGGTCCCTGCTCCGGACCGTCAAGTTCCGCCAAAAGAATTGCAGGAGGGAATTAACCGTATTTCGTCTTACCTGTATTCGCAGGCTGCATGGTATATCCGGTCGCAGCTTCCGGATGGAAAAACGGTTTTTTATCTGAATTTAGCGGAAAAAAATACGATTCAGGATGTTATTTTTGAGCTGACGATTCTTCTTACTTTTTTATCAGAAGAGCAGAGAATTAGCTATTATGTAGGGGAATATGACTTGGAAGACACTGACGATTTAGAAAAAAGTTTCTTTGCAGCTGCAAAATGCTGTAAAGCTTTAGAACAAATTGGCGCAAAACGAGGCGTCTTTCGCAGCAAAAACATGTCGTTTTTTTCTATTTTCAGCAGTTTTCATCAAAACGGGGAAGAAATTTTGCGCAGTCAGCGACCAGAGCTGCAAAAGCTGCTTGATTATGATCGCACTCATAGTACGCACTATGTTCATACACTTCGGGTATATC
This genomic window from Caproicibacterium sp. BJN0003 contains:
- a CDS encoding PucR family transcriptional regulator, giving the protein MPLRIREIVDRQILNGIKLVAGASGAENSVLWVNVMEILDTPDSLQKDELLVTTGYQLANEKRYSDLIQKLERRGISGILIQLGYYVDDVPDYIIREANRLHLPILTIPPHLTFSAIMHILIGEIQRQTAAQEDESTKKLLPLLKKHMEQNQPSKELPGYIFVAVPAPDRQVPPKELQEGINRISSYLYSQAAWYIRSQLPDGKTVFYLNLAEKNTIQDVIFELTILLTFLSEEQRISYYVGEYDLEDTDDLEKSFFAAAKCCKALEQIGAKRGVFRSKNMSFFSIFSSFHQNGEEILRSQRPELQKLLDYDRTHSTHYVHTLRVYLAHEGSQAKAASRLFIHRHTMAKRLEKICELGNWDLEDYYTRTYLSLCLMLHDYYGV